From Homalodisca vitripennis isolate AUS2020 unplaced genomic scaffold, UT_GWSS_2.1 ScUCBcl_3425;HRSCAF=8956, whole genome shotgun sequence, a single genomic window includes:
- the LOC124372524 gene encoding LOW QUALITY PROTEIN: coiled-coil-helix-coiled-coil-helix domain-containing protein 10, mitochondrial-like (The sequence of the model RefSeq protein was modified relative to this genomic sequence to represent the inferred CDS: deleted 1 base in 1 codon): protein MTGMFSGGVVNDAIAAQPAPAPAAAAAPAGAPACAFEVQQFLQCAQGQSDLSLCEGFNEALRQCKINNKL from the exons ATGACAGGGATGTTCAGCGGTGGCGTGGTTAACGATGCTATAGCGGCCCAGCCTGCTCCTGCCCCAGCTGCTGCTGCTGCACCAGCTGGCGCGCCAGCGTGTGCGTTTGAGGTT CAACAGTTCCTGCAGTGCGCGCAGGGACAGAGCGACCTTTCACTGTGTGAGGGCTTCAACGAGGCGCTGCGCCAGTGCAAGATAAACAATAAGCTGG